A genomic window from Leptolyngbya sp. BL0902 includes:
- the cruG gene encoding 2'-O-glycosyltransferase CruG, whose translation MSSLLSSFPWLSGLVLLILVLQLPMVAVLLSRLITGPLRRPPLAPHSATLKELGTVSVVVPTLNEAQRIVPCMEGLTRQGYELREVLVVDSRSTDGTPDVVATYQRQDPRIRVLTDDPLPPGWVGRPWALDYGFRQTSPASTWVLGIDADTQPQPGLIAALVQTMEREGYDLVSLAPRFILKTPGELWLQPALLMTLIYRFGPAGNRGAQPQRVMANGQCFMVRRSLLESLDGYTSARSSFCDDVTLARNAALQGAKVGFWDGSRLLKVRMYEGIAETWKEWGRSLDLKDAATPEQTWWDVAFLALVQGLPWLLTPLLLGLQFLNLGEWSLALQLLLVMNGVLLLMRVGMQAAVLSAYDLSQAQGQWAFWLSPLADLAAVYRIAKSAWQRPTQWRGRQYPAPGS comes from the coding sequence TTGTCTTCGTTGCTGTCGTCCTTTCCCTGGCTGAGCGGACTGGTTCTGCTAATCCTCGTTCTTCAACTGCCGATGGTGGCGGTGCTGCTGTCGCGGCTAATCACTGGTCCCCTACGTCGTCCGCCCTTGGCCCCCCACTCCGCCACGCTGAAGGAGTTGGGGACAGTCTCCGTGGTGGTGCCCACCCTCAACGAAGCCCAGCGCATTGTCCCCTGTATGGAAGGGCTCACTCGCCAGGGCTACGAGCTGCGGGAGGTGCTGGTGGTGGACAGCCGCTCCACCGATGGCACCCCCGACGTGGTGGCCACCTACCAGCGACAGGATCCTCGGATTCGGGTACTCACCGACGATCCACTGCCGCCGGGATGGGTGGGGCGGCCCTGGGCCTTGGACTACGGCTTTCGCCAAACCTCCCCCGCCAGCACCTGGGTCTTGGGCATTGACGCCGACACCCAGCCCCAGCCCGGACTCATCGCCGCCCTAGTACAAACCATGGAGCGGGAGGGCTACGATCTGGTGTCCCTCGCGCCCCGATTCATCCTCAAAACCCCTGGGGAACTGTGGCTCCAGCCCGCCCTGCTGATGACCCTGATCTACCGCTTTGGCCCCGCTGGCAATCGCGGTGCCCAGCCCCAGCGGGTGATGGCCAACGGGCAATGCTTCATGGTGCGGCGGTCGCTGCTGGAGTCTCTGGACGGCTACACCTCTGCCCGGTCGTCCTTTTGTGATGACGTCACCCTCGCCCGCAATGCGGCGCTTCAGGGGGCCAAGGTGGGCTTCTGGGATGGCAGTCGCCTGCTGAAGGTGCGGATGTACGAAGGCATTGCCGAAACCTGGAAAGAATGGGGCCGATCCCTCGATCTCAAAGACGCCGCCACCCCAGAACAAACCTGGTGGGATGTGGCCTTTTTGGCCTTGGTGCAAGGTCTCCCGTGGCTGCTGACGCCGCTGCTGTTGGGCCTCCAATTTCTGAACCTAGGGGAATGGTCGCTGGCGTTGCAACTGCTGCTGGTGATGAATGGCGTTTTGCTATTGATGCGGGTGGGGATGCAGGCCGCTGTTCTGTCCGCCTATGATCTCAGCCAAGCTCAGGGCCAATGGGCGTTTTGGCTCTCGCCCTTAGCGGATTTGGCGGCGGTGTATCGCATTGCTAAATCGGCATGGCAACGCCCAACCCAGTGGCGCGGACGACAATATCCTGCCCCTGGATCGTGA
- the cruF gene encoding gamma-carotene 1'-hydroxylase CruF — protein sequence MRRLLTIERYCLYGHLVAMAFGLAGLLWVVPHPGILDYLPAGHTMFRWSMAGGGVGYILLGTLAMAFYGYRTLGLKAVLAFAAAAIGVSLSSELLGTSTGFPFGHYSYLNGLGYKIAGLVPFTIPLSWFYLGLSSYLLARSGLKATGSQSAQAESSYGWLRTLGAICLGSVLLTSWDFVLDPAMSQTDLPFWYWHEPGAFFGMPYQNFAGWFGTGVVFMSVGLGLWRVLGVGTEPPKSVTMPLIVYIGNFAFATVMSLGAGFYVPIAMGLITGLIPAILCWRTANQGTIDADSDGASTIAPAVAPPANAALK from the coding sequence ATGAGACGCCTTTTGACGATTGAACGCTATTGCCTATACGGACATTTGGTGGCCATGGCCTTTGGGCTGGCCGGATTACTCTGGGTGGTGCCGCACCCTGGAATTCTCGACTACCTCCCCGCCGGACACACCATGTTCCGCTGGAGCATGGCCGGGGGTGGCGTCGGCTACATTCTGCTGGGCACCTTGGCGATGGCGTTCTACGGCTATCGCACCCTGGGCCTGAAGGCGGTGCTAGCCTTTGCCGCAGCGGCCATTGGCGTCTCCCTCTCCAGCGAATTGCTGGGCACCAGCACGGGCTTTCCCTTCGGCCACTACAGCTACCTGAACGGTTTGGGCTACAAAATTGCGGGCCTGGTGCCGTTTACCATTCCCCTTTCCTGGTTTTACCTGGGGCTGTCCTCCTACCTGCTGGCCCGCAGCGGCTTGAAGGCCACGGGGTCTCAATCGGCCCAAGCGGAATCCAGCTACGGCTGGCTGCGTACCCTGGGGGCCATCTGTCTGGGCTCTGTGCTGCTCACCTCCTGGGATTTTGTACTCGACCCAGCCATGAGCCAAACCGACCTGCCCTTCTGGTATTGGCATGAGCCTGGTGCGTTCTTTGGGATGCCTTACCAAAACTTTGCGGGCTGGTTTGGTACTGGGGTTGTCTTTATGTCCGTGGGCTTGGGTCTGTGGCGCGTCCTGGGTGTGGGCACCGAACCCCCCAAATCCGTGACGATGCCCCTGATTGTCTACATCGGCAACTTTGCCTTTGCCACGGTGATGAGCTTGGGTGCAGGCTTCTATGTGCCTATTGCGATGGGGCTGATCACGGGACTGATTCCTGCCATTCTCTGCTGGCGTACTGCCAACCAGGGCACCATTGATGCCGACAGCGATGGGGCCTCGACTATCGCTCCCGCCGTTGCACCCCCGGCCAATGCGGCCCTCAAGTAA
- the mltG gene encoding endolytic transglycosylase MltG has translation MTKGSKWARWGFLGLVVPVAAGVAAWQGWAWWSWATSPVVADATEQSADQTIQIQIPPGTPGQQIGQDLEAAGLIRSALAWRLWSRWQARQTDGGFQAGTYALAPTSSMTNIAEAIWTGQVVQTSFTIPEGWNLRQMAAYFEQEGFFPAAEFMAVTEEIPRDRFPWLPDGLPHLEGFLFPSTYRLPAEGITATQVRDIMLKQFETTALPLYDPNAISLSLLDWVTLSSIVEKESVVEEERGTIAGVFTNRLEQNIPLGADPTVEYGLGITQTPEQPLTWAQVGTPSPYNTYINPGLPPTPIASPGVASLEAVLNPEATDYLFFVARYDGTHVFSRTLAEHEAATRAIRATFNN, from the coding sequence ATGACGAAAGGTTCTAAGTGGGCAAGGTGGGGATTTCTGGGCCTGGTGGTTCCCGTGGCCGCAGGGGTCGCGGCTTGGCAGGGCTGGGCCTGGTGGAGTTGGGCCACGAGCCCCGTGGTCGCAGACGCCACCGAGCAGAGCGCCGACCAAACCATCCAAATTCAAATTCCCCCCGGCACACCGGGGCAGCAAATTGGCCAAGACCTAGAGGCGGCGGGGTTGATTCGGTCGGCCCTGGCGTGGCGGTTGTGGTCTCGCTGGCAGGCCCGCCAGACTGACGGGGGATTTCAGGCGGGCACCTATGCCCTGGCTCCCACCAGTTCCATGACCAACATTGCCGAAGCCATTTGGACGGGGCAGGTGGTGCAGACCTCCTTCACCATCCCCGAAGGCTGGAATCTGCGCCAAATGGCCGCCTACTTTGAGCAGGAAGGCTTCTTCCCCGCTGCCGAGTTTATGGCTGTTACCGAGGAAATTCCCCGGGATCGGTTCCCCTGGTTGCCCGATGGGCTGCCTCACCTCGAAGGCTTCTTGTTCCCCAGCACCTATCGACTGCCCGCCGAGGGCATCACGGCTACCCAGGTGCGAGACATTATGCTCAAGCAGTTTGAAACCACGGCCCTGCCCCTCTACGACCCCAACGCCATCAGCCTATCTCTACTAGATTGGGTGACGCTCAGCAGCATCGTCGAAAAGGAATCCGTCGTCGAGGAAGAGCGCGGCACCATTGCCGGGGTGTTTACCAACCGCCTAGAGCAAAATATCCCCCTAGGGGCCGACCCCACCGTGGAATATGGTTTGGGCATTACCCAAACCCCCGAACAGCCCCTCACCTGGGCGCAGGTGGGTACGCCCTCCCCCTACAATACCTACATCAACCCTGGCTTGCCGCCCACCCCCATCGCCAGTCCGGGCGTAGCCAGTCTGGAGGCTGTTCTTAACCCAGAGGCCACGGACTATCTCTTTTTTGTCGCTCGCTACGACGGCACCCACGTCTTCAGCCGGACGCTGGCGGAGCACGAAGCCGCAACCAGAGCGATTCGTGCCACCTTCAACAACTAG
- a CDS encoding CYTH domain-containing protein produces the protein MGQEIERKFLVTNDRWRSEDPGQRLCQGYIPTQDARTVRVRVAGDQGYLTLKGPAVGLVRPEFEYAIPLEDAETLLSTLCQPPLIEKIRYRIPIDDVVWEVDEFFGANAGLILAEVELTTPNQPVNLPDWVGEEVTYDLRYSNSNLALHPFTAWS, from the coding sequence ATGGGGCAGGAGATTGAGCGCAAGTTTCTGGTCACGAATGATCGCTGGCGCAGTGAAGACCCAGGTCAGCGGCTGTGCCAGGGATATATTCCCACCCAGGATGCCCGGACGGTGCGGGTGCGGGTGGCAGGAGACCAGGGCTACCTCACCCTAAAGGGGCCAGCGGTGGGGCTGGTGCGTCCAGAGTTTGAGTACGCCATTCCCCTAGAGGACGCGGAGACCCTGCTGTCTACGCTCTGTCAGCCGCCCCTGATTGAGAAAATTCGCTACCGGATTCCCATCGACGATGTGGTGTGGGAGGTGGACGAATTTTTTGGCGCAAACGCAGGGCTGATTCTGGCGGAAGTTGAGCTGACGACGCCCAATCAGCCCGTCAACTTGCCTGATTGGGTGGGGGAAGAAGTGACCTACGATCTGCGCTACAGCAACTCTAACCTGGCGCTCCATCCCTTCACGGCATGGAGCTAA
- the sds gene encoding solanesyl diphosphate synthase, with product MTSVTSLFAPVETDLDLLTQNLKGLVGARHPILSAAAEHLFGAGGKRIRPAIVLLLARATMPDQDISPKHRRLAEITEMIHTASLVHDDVVDEASVRRGVPTVHSRFGNRIAVLAGDFLFAQSSWYLANLDNLRVVKLLSQVIMDLAEGEIQQGLNRFDTSLSIDAYLEKSYFKTASLLANSAKATGVLSDISEVTINQLYAYGRYLGLAFQIVDDILDFTSSDEVLGKPACSDLRSGNLTAPVLYAMAEQPFLATLIEREFSEASDFDQAIELIHRSNGIQKSRDLAAEQSRLAVECLASLPPSASKQALQDIADYVLRRVF from the coding sequence ATGACTTCAGTAACCTCCCTTTTCGCGCCGGTTGAGACCGATCTTGACCTCCTCACCCAAAACCTCAAGGGGTTAGTGGGGGCACGGCATCCCATTCTGTCCGCCGCCGCTGAGCATCTCTTTGGGGCCGGGGGCAAGCGCATTCGTCCGGCCATTGTGCTGCTGCTGGCTAGGGCCACCATGCCCGATCAGGACATCTCGCCCAAGCACCGACGGCTGGCGGAGATCACCGAGATGATCCACACCGCCAGTTTGGTGCACGACGACGTGGTGGATGAGGCCAGCGTGCGCCGGGGGGTGCCCACGGTTCACAGTCGGTTTGGCAACCGCATCGCCGTCCTCGCCGGAGATTTTCTATTTGCCCAGTCCTCTTGGTACTTGGCCAACTTGGACAATCTGCGGGTGGTGAAGCTGCTGTCCCAGGTGATTATGGATCTGGCTGAAGGGGAGATTCAGCAGGGGCTGAACCGCTTTGATACTAGCCTTTCCATCGATGCCTATCTGGAAAAAAGCTACTTCAAAACGGCTTCCCTACTGGCCAACAGCGCCAAGGCTACGGGGGTGCTGAGCGATATTTCCGAAGTGACCATCAACCAGCTCTATGCCTACGGGCGCTACCTGGGGTTGGCCTTCCAAATTGTGGATGACATCCTGGACTTCACCAGTTCCGATGAGGTGTTGGGCAAGCCCGCCTGTTCCGACCTCCGCAGCGGCAACCTGACGGCCCCCGTCCTCTACGCCATGGCCGAACAGCCCTTTCTGGCCACCCTGATTGAGCGAGAGTTTTCGGAAGCGTCGGATTTTGACCAGGCCATTGAGTTGATTCACCGCAGCAACGGCATTCAAAAGTCGCGGGATTTAGCCGCCGAACAGTCGCGCCTAGCGGTGGAATGTTTGGCTTCGTTGCCCCCCTCCGCCTCCAAGCAAGCCCTCCAGGATATTGCCGACTACGTGCTGCGGCGAGTATTCTAA
- a CDS encoding NAD(P)/FAD-dependent oxidoreductase produces the protein MTPMPTEDIPLQASTSATEMAPEETFDVVIVGAGPAGGQCGRVLAQQGYRVLLIERFRDFYRNNFSSGGTPLETLRRFDLPETVVGSWWRQLEIVTSQKHGRWTSTQTQGAVLDFARLRQFLADEVTRLGGTVWMGCRYVSHHETDGGVVITLKDNLGQRQRVVQAQVLVDATGPARAVMEPGQLGKKDANLLTGTGIEYLIRVDDDTYQRCAESLVFLLGHRWIPRGYSWVFPMGDGQLKVGAGVVNRAHQVVATVEPLKYYVELLIRDYLQPSHYEVLDVHGETLRYRLGLRDRYADGRVIAIGDTVSTVNFLGGEGIRHAMVSAEIAQRFIVERLKGTRTDFSGYRDAMHRQFLAPWTISERLALKKYLADSDRLVDKVVTYLAPFSLEEVVAILFDYRFEKISKGLGAYLRRRVRSVLRWPYRWVRRWFSRPSSPTPAPGNPPEG, from the coding sequence ATGACGCCCATGCCCACTGAAGACATCCCCCTCCAAGCTTCAACCTCAGCGACCGAGATGGCCCCAGAGGAGACCTTTGATGTGGTCATTGTGGGGGCTGGCCCAGCGGGGGGGCAATGCGGTCGGGTGTTGGCCCAGCAAGGCTACCGGGTGTTGCTGATCGAGCGGTTTCGAGACTTTTATCGCAACAATTTTTCGAGCGGCGGCACCCCCCTAGAAACCCTGCGCCGCTTTGATTTGCCCGAAACGGTAGTGGGTAGCTGGTGGCGGCAGCTCGAAATCGTCACCTCTCAAAAGCATGGCCGCTGGACATCCACGCAGACCCAGGGGGCGGTGCTAGATTTCGCCCGATTGCGGCAGTTTTTAGCCGATGAGGTGACGCGCCTGGGGGGAACGGTCTGGATGGGATGTCGCTACGTCAGCCATCACGAGACCGACGGCGGCGTGGTGATCACCCTCAAAGACAACCTGGGGCAGCGGCAGCGGGTGGTGCAGGCTCAGGTTTTGGTGGATGCCACCGGGCCTGCGCGGGCGGTGATGGAACCGGGCCAACTGGGCAAAAAAGACGCTAATCTGCTGACGGGTACGGGAATTGAGTACCTGATCCGCGTGGATGATGACACCTATCAACGCTGCGCCGAATCGCTGGTCTTCCTATTGGGCCATCGCTGGATTCCGAGGGGCTATTCCTGGGTGTTTCCCATGGGCGACGGCCAGCTCAAGGTAGGGGCGGGGGTGGTGAACCGGGCACATCAGGTGGTTGCTACGGTAGAGCCCCTAAAGTATTACGTCGAGCTGTTGATTCGGGACTACCTCCAGCCCAGCCACTACGAAGTGCTGGATGTGCACGGGGAAACCCTGCGCTATCGGTTGGGGCTGCGCGACCGCTATGCCGACGGTCGGGTGATTGCCATCGGCGATACGGTCTCCACCGTAAACTTCCTGGGAGGGGAGGGCATTCGCCATGCCATGGTCAGCGCTGAGATTGCCCAGAGGTTTATTGTTGAGCGGTTGAAAGGCACTCGGACAGATTTCTCTGGCTATCGAGACGCCATGCACCGCCAGTTTTTGGCCCCTTGGACGATTTCAGAACGTTTGGCCCTGAAAAAATATCTCGCCGACAGTGATCGCCTGGTGGATAAGGTGGTCACTTACCTCGCCCCCTTCTCCCTGGAAGAAGTGGTGGCCATCTTGTTTGACTATCGATTTGAAAAAATCTCGAAGGGACTGGGGGCTTATCTTCGGCGGCGCGTTCGATCTGTCCTCCGGTGGCCTTACCGCTGGGTACGGCGCTGGTTCTCTCGCCCGTCATCGCCAACGCCCGCCCCCGGCAACCCCCCAGAAGGATGA
- a CDS encoding carbohydrate kinase family protein: MAPRVICLGEALIDRIFDRRENQETSSSFWTDYPGGAPANVATALAKLGTPTALIACLGKDPQGQQLDLALKAAGVDITALQWTAAHPTRVVLVNRDAQGERTFVGFSLPDPSRFADAHLEADQIELTQFESAQYLVMGTLGLAYDALGRSMRSAREWAHQHGLTTVVDLNWRPRFWPQPEQAIPIIQDFLAQIDVLKLNREEAIALFDTSAAAAIREKLSACLVLLTDGDKGCDYATADFQGHVPAFVVDCEDSTGAGDSFLAGFLHQLDRQGLDLLAHEDSLQSAVQYASAAGALTATQPGAMTAQPDARAVEAFLYLHNQLMS, translated from the coding sequence ATGGCCCCACGGGTAATTTGTTTGGGCGAGGCGCTGATCGACCGCATTTTTGATCGGCGTGAGAATCAGGAGACGTCATCTTCCTTTTGGACGGATTACCCCGGCGGGGCTCCGGCTAATGTGGCCACGGCGTTGGCGAAGTTGGGCACGCCCACGGCCCTGATCGCCTGCCTGGGCAAAGACCCCCAGGGGCAACAGCTTGATTTAGCCCTCAAAGCCGCCGGAGTCGATATCACCGCCCTGCAATGGACAGCAGCCCATCCCACGCGGGTGGTGTTGGTCAACCGCGACGCCCAGGGAGAGCGCACCTTTGTGGGCTTTAGCCTGCCCGACCCCAGCCGCTTTGCCGATGCTCACCTGGAGGCGGATCAGATTGAGTTGACCCAGTTTGAATCTGCTCAATACTTGGTGATGGGCACGCTGGGGCTGGCCTATGATGCCCTAGGCCGAAGTATGCGATCCGCTAGGGAATGGGCACACCAGCACGGGCTAACGACGGTGGTTGACCTCAACTGGCGGCCTAGGTTTTGGCCTCAACCAGAGCAGGCGATTCCCATCATTCAAGACTTTTTGGCCCAGATAGACGTTCTTAAACTCAATCGTGAGGAAGCCATCGCGCTTTTTGACACCAGCGCCGCCGCCGCCATTCGGGAGAAACTATCGGCTTGCCTAGTGCTGCTGACCGATGGGGATAAGGGTTGCGATTACGCGACCGCTGACTTCCAGGGACACGTGCCTGCCTTTGTCGTCGATTGCGAAGACAGCACCGGGGCCGGGGATAGCTTCCTGGCCGGGTTTCTGCACCAGTTGGATCGCCAGGGCTTAGACCTCTTGGCGCACGAGGATTCCTTGCAGAGTGCGGTGCAGTATGCCAGTGCCGCCGGAGCCCTCACCGCCACGCAGCCCGGAGCCATGACCGCCCAGCCCGACGCGAGGGCCGTGGAGGCGTTTTTGTATTTACACAATCAGTTGATGTCCTAG
- a CDS encoding GNAT family N-acetyltransferase — translation MARMMTTGPMLTVRPLQYRDLDDLMQWHPEDLDAGDDNLSSSSVMSWLDHQRRWYAPLKLLSWMPSPVSPASLTFVAERQGCLVGFIQVMPFNRTRSTWQVERVVVNRAVAAKLMITGYMDVGSRLLRHCFEAVWEARTWMLEVNVNHKTALSLYRFNGFQPLAQTTYWSLPSEAIATLAQREPDLPNLLPVSNADAQLLYQLNTASMPPLVRQVFDHQIQDFKSGVVGTVNATMDRLVNNLETVSAYVFEQQRKAAIGQFQLTICRDGRQPHTADLTVHPAYTWLYPELMIQMAKILQPFPAQPLHLTSRDYQPEREECLTQMEAVPDSHTLLMSRSVWHKVRESKPISLEGLQLSDVFTGLQPASKPIPGRMTWATELPPKLSPDAADPPTPRPQPTEGAEG, via the coding sequence ATGGCCCGCATGATGACAACAGGCCCAATGCTTACGGTGCGGCCCTTGCAGTATCGAGATCTCGACGATCTCATGCAGTGGCACCCCGAAGATCTGGATGCCGGAGACGATAACCTTTCATCGTCGTCGGTGATGTCTTGGCTGGATCATCAGCGCCGCTGGTATGCCCCCCTCAAGCTGCTGAGCTGGATGCCCAGCCCGGTATCCCCGGCCTCGCTAACCTTTGTGGCCGAGCGGCAGGGGTGTTTGGTGGGGTTCATCCAGGTCATGCCCTTCAACCGCACCCGCAGCACCTGGCAGGTAGAACGAGTGGTCGTGAATCGGGCCGTAGCTGCCAAATTAATGATTACGGGCTACATGGATGTGGGGTCGCGGCTGTTGCGCCACTGCTTTGAGGCCGTGTGGGAGGCCCGCACCTGGATGTTAGAGGTGAACGTTAACCACAAGACGGCGCTCTCCCTCTATCGCTTCAACGGGTTTCAGCCCTTGGCTCAGACCACCTACTGGTCGCTGCCCTCGGAGGCCATCGCCACCCTGGCCCAGCGGGAGCCGGATTTACCCAACCTGCTGCCCGTCAGTAACGCCGATGCCCAGTTGCTTTATCAGTTGAATACGGCTTCCATGCCGCCCCTGGTGCGCCAGGTGTTTGACCACCAAATTCAAGACTTTAAAAGCGGCGTGGTGGGCACCGTCAATGCCACTATGGATCGACTGGTAAACAACCTCGAAACCGTCAGCGCCTACGTGTTTGAGCAGCAGCGCAAAGCCGCCATTGGTCAATTTCAGCTCACCATTTGCCGCGATGGTCGCCAGCCCCACACCGCTGACCTGACGGTGCATCCGGCCTACACCTGGCTCTACCCAGAGCTGATGATCCAGATGGCGAAGATTCTGCAACCCTTCCCGGCCCAGCCCCTCCACCTCACCTCGCGGGACTACCAGCCCGAGCGAGAGGAATGCCTCACCCAAATGGAGGCCGTGCCAGACTCTCACACGCTATTGATGTCTCGTTCCGTGTGGCACAAGGTGCGGGAGAGCAAGCCCATTTCCCTGGAGGGACTGCAACTGTCCGATGTCTTCACGGGGTTGCAACCCGCCAGCAAGCCCATCCCCGGACGCATGACCTGGGCCACCGAACTACCGCCTAAGCTGTCCCCCGACGCTGCCGACCCTCCCACCCCCCGACCCCAACCCACCGAGGGTGCCGAAGGCTAG
- a CDS encoding YqeG family HAD IIIA-type phosphatase — translation MVWSSLVQPNLVLGGSVFDLSPDLLHRHNLKGVILDVDDTLVPLRQVESDPDLIAWMTGIKAVGKVWLVSNNVNGSRIKRIANALEVPYLTSAGKPSRRKLKQALEAMDLPPEQVAMVGDRLLTDVLAGNRLGLFTILVDPMPNLDQDQPRFSLLRTLEVALLRAMGISLSAPPPPSQP, via the coding sequence ATGGTGTGGTCTAGCCTGGTGCAGCCTAATTTAGTGCTGGGGGGGAGTGTCTTTGATCTATCCCCCGACCTCCTACATCGCCACAACCTTAAAGGGGTGATTTTGGATGTGGACGATACCCTGGTGCCCCTGCGCCAGGTAGAAAGCGACCCTGACTTGATCGCCTGGATGACGGGCATCAAAGCGGTGGGGAAGGTTTGGCTCGTTAGCAACAACGTCAACGGCAGCCGCATTAAACGCATCGCCAACGCCCTAGAAGTTCCCTACCTCACCAGTGCCGGAAAGCCCTCCCGCCGCAAGCTGAAACAAGCCCTGGAGGCCATGGATCTGCCCCCGGAACAGGTGGCCATGGTGGGCGACAGGCTGCTCACCGATGTATTAGCAGGCAATCGTCTGGGGCTGTTTACCATTCTGGTCGATCCGATGCCCAATCTCGATCAGGATCAGCCCCGGTTTTCGCTGCTGCGTACCCTCGAAGTGGCGCTGCTGCGAGCCATGGGCATTTCCCTCAGCGCCCCACCGCCGCCGTCTCAGCCCTAA
- the ruvX gene encoding Holliday junction resolvase RuvX yields MNRSSTLHANPGIAALGLDIGRKRIGVAGCDRLGLMASGLTTIYRQSFNQVVAELAELVQERQAEVLVIGLPLTVAGEEGAQAKQVRRMATGLSKALNLPVVYIDERFTSLEAEELIRNQGGSVQADKGLVDRKAAALILQRWLDERPRTEQDGIF; encoded by the coding sequence TTGAATCGGTCTTCAACTCTGCACGCTAACCCAGGCATTGCCGCCCTTGGTCTGGATATTGGCCGCAAACGCATCGGTGTGGCGGGGTGCGACCGCCTGGGGCTGATGGCATCGGGGCTAACCACCATCTATCGTCAGTCCTTTAATCAGGTTGTAGCGGAGTTGGCGGAACTGGTGCAGGAACGCCAAGCCGAGGTGTTGGTCATCGGTCTTCCCCTCACCGTGGCGGGGGAGGAAGGGGCTCAGGCCAAACAGGTGCGGCGCATGGCTACAGGGCTTTCTAAGGCCCTGAACCTGCCCGTGGTCTACATTGATGAGCGGTTTACCTCCCTGGAGGCCGAGGAGCTGATTCGGAACCAGGGAGGATCCGTCCAGGCGGATAAAGGTTTGGTGGATCGCAAGGCGGCGGCCCTAATTTTGCAGCGCTGGCTGGATGAACGGCCAAGGACGGAACAGGATGGGATATTCTGA
- a CDS encoding DUF3727 domain-containing protein — protein sequence MADDTQAFDDSAVVLTDDVGRFLPCQVEQRFDLNGREYLLLLPIDSPIEIFVWQEEDDDDDGVLMDIEDEDIDLVFPTAKAVLAEHNLTLQRTAITLTAAGELPEADEESCLILDLDDVDEAGEPMTEEFQVLANCFHNEQEYVLCTPMEPLLIFAYRTAEGTLAIVTPEEFQAIRGSLEEKLFDLDDEE from the coding sequence ATGGCGGATGATACCCAAGCCTTTGACGATTCAGCCGTTGTCCTTACGGATGATGTAGGCCGCTTTTTACCTTGCCAGGTAGAGCAGCGCTTTGACCTCAACGGTCGCGAGTATTTACTGCTGTTGCCCATTGATTCTCCCATTGAAATCTTTGTGTGGCAGGAGGAAGACGACGATGATGATGGCGTGCTGATGGACATTGAGGACGAGGATATTGATCTCGTCTTTCCCACCGCCAAGGCCGTCCTCGCGGAGCATAATCTGACCCTTCAGCGCACCGCCATCACGCTCACCGCCGCTGGCGAGCTACCGGAGGCCGATGAAGAAAGCTGCCTCATCCTAGATCTCGATGACGTGGACGAAGCCGGAGAACCGATGACGGAGGAGTTTCAAGTTCTGGCGAACTGTTTCCACAACGAGCAGGAATACGTCCTCTGCACCCCTATGGAACCCCTGCTGATTTTTGCCTATCGCACCGCTGAGGGCACGTTGGCTATCGTTACCCCCGAGGAATTTCAGGCCATTCGCGGTAGCCTAGAGGAAAAGCTGTTTGACTTGGATGATGAGGAGTAA